In Labilithrix sp., a single genomic region encodes these proteins:
- a CDS encoding DnaJ domain-containing protein has translation MAETSTFLAWAESLGQMTYYEILRVDERSSVADIQQAFHELSLRCHPDRFVDDGPEVAAAAAAVFKRAAEAYNVLRKPQFRQRYDAELRRAQGQPEPVRFDERKVETKQRHEQRTLFMIATTPRGKQYAAKADELLAKGNLDAARIQLISASQQEPNNDELKERLEILYEALMLEPGDFL, from the coding sequence GTGGCCGAGACATCGACCTTTCTCGCGTGGGCCGAGTCGCTCGGCCAGATGACGTACTACGAGATCCTCCGCGTCGACGAGCGCTCGAGCGTCGCGGACATCCAGCAAGCGTTCCACGAGCTCTCGCTCCGCTGCCATCCCGACCGCTTCGTCGACGACGGCCCCGAGGTCGCCGCCGCCGCCGCCGCCGTGTTCAAGCGCGCCGCCGAGGCCTACAACGTCCTCCGCAAGCCGCAGTTCCGCCAGCGCTACGACGCCGAGCTCCGCCGCGCGCAGGGCCAACCCGAGCCCGTCCGCTTCGACGAGCGCAAGGTCGAGACGAAGCAACGCCACGAGCAACGCACCCTCTTCATGATCGCGACGACCCCACGCGGCAAACAGTACGCCGCCAAGGCGGACGAGCTCCTCGCGAAGGGCAACCTCGACGCCGCCCGCATCCAGCTCATCAGCGCCTCCCAACAAGAGCCGAACAACGACGAGCTGAAGGAGCGCCTCGAGATCCTCTACGAGGCCCTGATGCTCGAACCCGGAGACTTTCTCTAG
- a CDS encoding DUF4349 domain-containing protein: MQTPSKLLALVLFLLLAAGCAQKSEPAAAAASHAGASEVAVNAPPSAERSRIVTMDMTITVDRFDDALAELRASVDRAGGYVSDMHAQGAKGGETARLEIRVPADRAQNVRGSLAALGEITNATEKVEDVTEQRADLEARLANTKVQEKRLLEIMANKSGSIADLVETEKELARVRENVERLEAQQRSLKGKVDLATIHVTLESRSTPAWKTPGKSLAGAAKAGTDGACAAFVYGAMAFLAVAPTILPIAAAIGALVLFLRRRRTSQLTAATG, translated from the coding sequence ATGCAGACGCCCTCGAAGCTCCTCGCCCTCGTCCTCTTCCTCCTCCTCGCCGCCGGTTGTGCGCAGAAGTCGGAGCCGGCCGCCGCCGCCGCTTCGCACGCGGGCGCGTCCGAGGTCGCGGTGAACGCGCCGCCGTCGGCGGAGCGGTCGCGCATCGTGACGATGGACATGACGATCACGGTCGACCGCTTCGACGACGCGCTCGCCGAGCTGCGCGCCTCCGTCGATCGCGCCGGCGGCTACGTCTCGGACATGCACGCGCAGGGGGCGAAGGGGGGAGAGACCGCGCGCCTCGAGATCCGCGTCCCCGCCGATCGCGCGCAGAACGTCCGCGGATCGCTCGCGGCGCTCGGCGAGATCACGAACGCGACGGAGAAGGTCGAGGACGTCACCGAGCAACGCGCCGACCTCGAGGCGCGGCTCGCGAACACGAAGGTGCAGGAGAAGCGCCTCCTCGAGATCATGGCCAACAAGTCGGGCTCGATCGCGGACCTCGTCGAGACGGAGAAGGAGCTCGCGCGCGTCCGCGAGAACGTCGAGCGCCTCGAGGCGCAGCAGCGCTCGCTGAAGGGGAAGGTCGACCTCGCCACGATCCACGTCACGCTCGAGTCGCGCTCGACCCCGGCGTGGAAGACCCCCGGCAAGAGCCTCGCCGGCGCAGCGAAGGCCGGCACCGACGGCGCATGCGCCGCCTTCGTCTACGGCGCGATGGCCTTCCTCGCCGTCGCCCCGACCATCCTCCCCATCGCCGCCGCCATCGGCGCCCTCGTCCTCTTCCTCCGCCGCCGCCGCACCTCCCAGCTCACCGCGGCGACGGGTTGA
- a CDS encoding sigma-70 family RNA polymerase sigma factor yields the protein MREELAALHEASFGWALACCARDRELAADVLQDAYCRVLDGRARYDQRSAFKTWLFGVIRFTAREHRRWGVLRLSRRSEHEPADVVDPRRAPDSEAGARERAAQLARALTKLADRQREVMHLVFYEDLSVAEAAVVMGVSLGTARQHYDRGKHMLAGLLEKEEKAR from the coding sequence ATGCGGGAGGAGCTCGCGGCGTTGCATGAAGCGAGCTTCGGTTGGGCGCTCGCGTGCTGCGCGCGCGACCGCGAGCTCGCCGCGGACGTGCTGCAGGACGCGTACTGCCGCGTGCTCGACGGCCGCGCCCGCTACGACCAGCGCTCCGCGTTCAAGACCTGGCTCTTCGGCGTCATCCGCTTCACCGCGCGCGAGCACCGGCGCTGGGGCGTCTTGCGGCTCTCGCGGCGCTCCGAGCACGAGCCCGCCGACGTCGTCGATCCGCGGCGCGCCCCCGACTCCGAGGCCGGCGCGCGCGAACGCGCCGCGCAGCTCGCGCGCGCGCTCACCAAGCTCGCCGACCGGCAGCGCGAGGTCATGCACCTCGTCTTCTACGAAGACCTCAGCGTCGCCGAGGCGGCCGTGGTGATGGGCGTCTCGCTCGGCACCGCCCGCCAACACTACGACCGCGGCAAGCACATGCTCGCCGGGCTGCTCGAGAAAGAGGAGAAGGCACGATGA
- a CDS encoding periplasmic heavy metal sensor: protein MKRPRAFLLVLLLFVVACAQKREPLPGDSVSADGAVTLSPPRLSSSPASASPAEGPIETRLYPPELAMERQIELGITEEQKKALITESERGHSEVLKYQWELEAEKEKLVKLLEPDTVDEAKVKDAAARVMDRETKVKAAYLTMLVRVKNVLTPEQKTKLRELRAQQARGDAGR, encoded by the coding sequence ATGAAACGTCCGCGCGCATTTCTCCTCGTCCTCCTCCTCTTCGTCGTCGCCTGCGCGCAGAAGCGAGAGCCGCTCCCCGGCGACTCCGTCTCCGCCGACGGCGCCGTCACGCTCTCGCCCCCGCGCCTCAGCTCGTCGCCCGCGTCGGCGTCGCCGGCGGAGGGCCCGATCGAGACGCGCCTCTACCCGCCGGAGCTCGCGATGGAGCGGCAGATCGAGCTCGGCATCACCGAGGAGCAGAAGAAGGCGCTCATCACCGAGTCCGAGCGCGGCCACTCCGAGGTCCTCAAGTACCAGTGGGAGCTCGAGGCCGAGAAGGAGAAGCTCGTGAAGCTCCTCGAGCCCGACACCGTCGACGAAGCGAAGGTGAAGGACGCCGCCGCGCGCGTGATGGACCGCGAGACGAAGGTGAAGGCGGCCTACCTCACGATGCTCGTCCGCGTGAAGAACGTCCTCACCCCCGAGCAGAAGACGAAGCTCCGCGAGCTGCGCGCGCAGCAAGCCCGCGGCGACGCGGGGCGCTGA
- a CDS encoding SpoIIE family protein phosphatase — protein MGPPDQDRFRGLPIGVLALDAGQVVTACDDVFCATFACATADVLGRSLDDLFSPRDRRASLEYATKMSRFTGGVLDLLVTLRLGGKDHAARLRVCLRDGGFAAFAEPAFGADNVLYRFTAIEQRWRGTVRSSADGIVILDEGGRIVEHNARFFSLMGFRDAHGVSLSEDAVVGRKLLDLVQASFAGLAEFLARPEDELTTRSVEASRCLELKAMPMTLATGARLGTFVMVRDITEELQVAARDAIIRDNLLHARAFQRAILTAPPAVPGHHVDVAYQPLDVVGGDIYDVTLLGDVVRLFIADATGHGVPAALVTMLLKSAYEFVKDTKAGPETVLALLNDRVARAHGALDAMCTAAVVDVDLKTREATYSCGAHPGPLLVNDGAVEELSSGGTFVGVDAGRTFPRWKRQLAKEDGLYLVTDGISESRRADGEHFGDARLHRALAEANELREGASDAVLMRLEAWLRPNALDDDATIVALRPERPGVPVTESGRYAPFRG, from the coding sequence ATGGGCCCGCCTGATCAAGATCGATTCCGCGGGCTCCCGATCGGCGTGCTCGCGCTCGACGCGGGGCAGGTGGTCACGGCGTGCGACGATGTGTTCTGCGCGACCTTCGCCTGCGCGACGGCCGACGTGCTCGGACGATCGCTCGACGACCTCTTCAGCCCGCGCGACCGGCGCGCGTCGCTCGAGTACGCGACGAAGATGAGCCGCTTCACCGGCGGCGTGCTCGACCTCCTCGTCACGCTGCGCCTCGGCGGGAAGGACCACGCCGCGCGGCTCCGCGTCTGCCTGCGCGACGGGGGCTTCGCCGCCTTCGCCGAGCCGGCCTTCGGCGCCGACAACGTGCTCTATCGCTTCACCGCGATCGAGCAGCGCTGGCGCGGCACGGTGCGGAGCTCCGCCGACGGCATCGTGATCCTCGACGAGGGCGGCCGCATCGTCGAGCACAACGCGCGCTTCTTCTCGCTCATGGGCTTCCGCGACGCGCACGGCGTCTCGCTGAGCGAGGACGCGGTCGTGGGGCGCAAGCTGCTCGACCTCGTGCAGGCCTCCTTCGCCGGCCTCGCCGAGTTCCTCGCGCGGCCGGAGGACGAGCTGACGACGCGCTCCGTCGAGGCGAGCCGCTGCCTCGAGCTCAAGGCGATGCCGATGACGCTCGCGACCGGCGCGCGGCTCGGCACCTTCGTCATGGTCCGCGACATCACGGAGGAGCTGCAGGTCGCCGCGCGCGACGCGATCATCCGCGACAACCTCCTTCACGCGCGGGCGTTCCAGCGCGCGATCCTCACCGCGCCGCCGGCGGTGCCGGGTCATCACGTCGACGTCGCGTACCAGCCGCTCGACGTCGTGGGCGGCGACATCTACGACGTGACCTTGCTCGGCGACGTGGTCCGCCTGTTCATCGCCGACGCGACGGGGCACGGCGTGCCGGCCGCGCTCGTGACGATGCTGCTCAAGAGCGCCTACGAGTTCGTGAAGGACACGAAGGCCGGTCCGGAGACCGTGCTCGCGCTCCTGAACGATCGCGTCGCCCGCGCGCACGGCGCCCTCGACGCGATGTGCACCGCCGCCGTCGTCGACGTCGACCTCAAGACGCGAGAGGCCACCTATTCGTGCGGCGCGCACCCCGGCCCGCTCCTCGTGAACGACGGCGCGGTCGAGGAGCTGAGCTCGGGCGGCACGTTCGTCGGCGTCGACGCGGGGCGCACGTTCCCGCGCTGGAAGCGGCAGCTCGCGAAGGAGGACGGCCTCTACCTCGTCACCGACGGCATCAGCGAGTCGCGGCGCGCGGACGGCGAGCACTTCGGCGACGCGCGCCTCCACCGCGCGCTCGCGGAGGCGAACGAGCTCCGCGAAGGCGCGAGCGACGCGGTGCTGATGCGGCTCGAGGCGTGGCTGCGCCCGAACGCCCTCGACGACGACGCGACCATCGTCGCGCTTCGTCCGGAGCGCCCGGGCGTGCCGGTCACGGAGTCGGGGCGCTACGCGCCGTTCCGCGGTTGA
- a CDS encoding DNA topoisomerase 3, with the protein MTVLVVAEKPSVARDIAQVLGARARGDGHFSGGGWIVTWAIGHLVALAEPHDVNPAWKRWRLADLPIVPPSWPLVVGEKTKEQYAVVRRLLVDPAVRGVVCATDAGREGELIFRYVYEAARSKKPVKRLWISSLTAEAIARGFKSLAPGSDFDRLADAARARSRADWLVGMNLSRVYSLLHDDHLSVGRVQTPTLAMLVQRELEIRDFVPEDYLEVVADFGDSGGGGGKYTGTYVGASPGKNEAIRFAPDAEEAAAIVLRAKTGAAKVDSVERKTRRLPPPQLYDLTDLQRHANRLYGFTAQRTLQIAQKLYEERKLITYPRTSSRYLSETVAGELPGVVRAIAEPYRALLAEGTGARPLGKRFVDDAHVTDHHAIIPTDRAAPEDLTSDERRIYDLVCRRLLSAWHGDHVYAVTSVITVVTNGETKDRYLATGTSVEERGWKVLDVTTARAKEPPPGLPGGLERGQTKQVLDARAVEKQTRPPPRFTDATLLTMMETAGRLVDEKEISQAMRECGLGTPATRAAIIETLLTRGYVVRDEKTFAATDKGIALVAMVHPHVKSPAMTGEWEAKLTRIERGAETLAGFMSAIEAYVRDVITNVTHTRPEPNGPRSSRADLLSAAYATQEQAASSPAPPPPKSSRARRLVRGDDEPETHPWADHEPEPPAREHRRPPRPSRNEPVGSNGARTQPRPNRDGTGDARPSRAEPTGDARVQLGPSRDARPSREGGAVGQLSLSALEAPAVVARVPRGERPSDLGGLLQRVFGFGGFRPYQEDVCRAAAAGRDVLLVMPTGAGKSLCYQLPGLARGGTTLVVSPLIALMEDQVAQLTARGVAAERIHSGRPRLASRAACQAYLDGALDFLFIAPERLRVPGFPEMLARRKPTLIAIDEAHCISQWGHDFRPDYRLLGERLPLLRPAPVIALTATATRPVQDDIGAQLRLDAPARFIHGFRRDNIAVEVIERNPSERTAIVKELLADPARRPAIVYTPTRSDAEKVAGSLKKMRAAAYHAGLSANVRDEVQSAFLGGALDVIVATTAFGMGIDKPDVRTVIHTALPSSLEGYYQEIGRAGRDGKPSRAVLLWSFVDTKTHEFFLERDYPETSVVAKVQKALPPEGAPVAKIARKTKTKSDVVEKALEKLVASGGATLDADGNAFPAGGAWRPAYEAARARKQEALAKMRRYAETATCRMLQLVTHFGDQHDGGAPCGACDVCAPETCIALGFRAPSEREDAAATKVLAALRERDGRTVGQLHRDVVGDKELDRRGLEHVLGALARAGAIALVGDALVKDGKTIPFQRVWLKNADGTTNAALRVIVTPPPRPQKKGAWFARRKRKPKTSTKPRRQK; encoded by the coding sequence ATGACCGTCCTCGTCGTCGCCGAGAAGCCGAGCGTCGCGCGCGACATCGCGCAGGTGCTCGGCGCCCGCGCGCGCGGCGACGGGCACTTCAGCGGCGGCGGCTGGATCGTGACCTGGGCGATCGGTCACCTCGTCGCGCTCGCGGAGCCGCACGACGTCAACCCGGCGTGGAAGCGATGGCGCCTCGCCGATCTCCCGATCGTCCCGCCCTCGTGGCCGCTCGTCGTCGGCGAGAAGACGAAAGAGCAATACGCCGTCGTGCGCCGGCTCCTCGTCGATCCCGCCGTGCGCGGCGTCGTCTGCGCGACGGACGCGGGGCGCGAGGGCGAGCTCATCTTCCGCTACGTCTACGAGGCCGCGCGCTCGAAGAAGCCGGTGAAGCGGCTCTGGATCTCCTCCCTCACCGCGGAGGCGATCGCGCGCGGGTTCAAGTCGCTCGCGCCGGGGAGCGACTTCGATCGCCTCGCCGACGCGGCGCGCGCGCGGAGCCGCGCGGACTGGCTCGTCGGGATGAACCTCTCGCGCGTGTACAGCCTCCTCCACGACGATCACCTCTCGGTCGGTCGCGTGCAGACGCCGACGCTCGCGATGCTGGTCCAGCGCGAGCTCGAGATCCGCGACTTCGTCCCGGAGGACTACCTCGAGGTGGTGGCCGACTTCGGCGACAGCGGCGGCGGCGGCGGGAAGTACACCGGCACGTACGTCGGAGCTTCGCCGGGGAAGAACGAGGCGATCCGCTTCGCGCCGGACGCCGAGGAGGCCGCCGCGATCGTCCTTCGCGCGAAGACCGGCGCGGCGAAGGTCGACTCGGTCGAGCGGAAGACGCGGCGCCTCCCGCCGCCGCAGCTCTACGACCTCACCGATCTGCAGCGTCACGCGAACCGCCTCTACGGCTTCACCGCGCAGCGCACGCTCCAGATCGCGCAGAAGCTCTACGAGGAGCGGAAGCTCATCACGTACCCGCGCACGAGCAGCCGGTACCTGTCAGAGACGGTCGCGGGCGAGCTCCCCGGCGTCGTCCGCGCGATCGCGGAGCCGTACCGCGCGCTCCTCGCCGAGGGGACCGGCGCGCGACCGCTCGGCAAACGGTTCGTCGACGACGCGCACGTGACCGATCACCACGCGATCATCCCGACCGATCGCGCCGCGCCCGAGGACCTGACGAGCGACGAGCGGCGCATCTACGACCTCGTCTGCCGCCGCCTCCTCTCCGCCTGGCACGGCGATCATGTCTACGCGGTGACGAGCGTCATCACGGTGGTGACGAACGGCGAGACGAAGGACCGTTACCTCGCGACCGGCACGAGCGTCGAGGAGCGAGGCTGGAAGGTGCTCGACGTGACGACGGCGCGGGCGAAGGAGCCGCCGCCAGGTCTGCCCGGGGGGCTCGAGCGTGGTCAGACGAAGCAGGTGCTCGACGCGAGGGCGGTCGAGAAGCAGACGCGTCCGCCGCCGCGCTTCACCGACGCGACGCTCCTCACGATGATGGAGACGGCGGGCCGCCTCGTCGACGAGAAGGAGATCTCGCAAGCGATGCGGGAGTGCGGGCTCGGCACGCCGGCGACGCGCGCGGCGATCATCGAGACGCTCCTGACGCGTGGGTACGTCGTCCGCGACGAGAAGACGTTCGCCGCCACGGACAAGGGGATCGCGCTCGTCGCGATGGTGCATCCTCACGTGAAGAGCCCGGCGATGACCGGCGAGTGGGAAGCAAAGCTCACCCGCATCGAGCGCGGCGCCGAGACCCTGGCGGGCTTCATGTCCGCGATCGAGGCCTACGTCCGCGACGTCATCACCAACGTCACACACACGCGACCTGAGCCCAACGGCCCGCGCTCCTCCCGCGCCGACCTCCTCTCCGCTGCATACGCCACGCAGGAGCAAGCCGCATCGAGCCCGGCGCCGCCCCCGCCGAAGTCGTCGCGCGCGCGCCGGCTCGTGCGCGGCGACGACGAGCCCGAGACGCATCCGTGGGCCGACCACGAGCCGGAGCCGCCCGCGCGCGAGCACCGCAGACCACCCCGGCCGAGCCGCAACGAGCCTGTCGGCAGCAACGGCGCGCGCACGCAACCGCGACCGAACCGCGACGGGACCGGCGACGCGAGGCCGAGTCGCGCTGAACCCACCGGCGACGCGCGCGTGCAACTGGGACCGAGCCGCGACGCGAGGCCGAGTCGTGAGGGTGGCGCGGTGGGGCAGCTGAGTCTCTCGGCGCTCGAGGCGCCTGCCGTGGTGGCGCGGGTGCCTCGTGGGGAGCGGCCCTCCGACCTTGGCGGGCTCCTGCAGCGTGTGTTCGGGTTCGGGGGGTTTCGGCCGTATCAGGAGGACGTGTGTCGCGCGGCGGCGGCGGGGCGCGACGTGCTCCTCGTCATGCCGACGGGCGCGGGGAAGTCGCTCTGCTATCAGCTGCCGGGGCTCGCGCGAGGTGGGACCACGCTCGTCGTCAGCCCGCTCATCGCGTTGATGGAAGACCAAGTCGCGCAGCTCACCGCGCGCGGGGTCGCGGCGGAGCGCATCCACTCCGGGCGGCCGCGGCTCGCGTCGCGGGCGGCGTGTCAGGCGTACCTCGACGGCGCGCTCGACTTCCTCTTCATCGCGCCCGAGCGGCTGCGTGTCCCGGGCTTCCCCGAGATGCTCGCGCGCCGGAAGCCCACGCTCATCGCGATCGACGAAGCGCACTGCATCTCGCAGTGGGGTCACGACTTCCGGCCCGACTACCGCCTCCTCGGCGAGCGCCTGCCGCTCCTGCGCCCCGCGCCCGTCATCGCCCTCACCGCCACCGCGACGCGACCGGTGCAGGACGACATCGGCGCGCAGCTCCGGCTCGACGCGCCCGCGCGCTTCATCCACGGGTTCCGGCGCGACAACATCGCGGTCGAGGTCATCGAGCGGAACCCGAGCGAGCGCACCGCGATCGTGAAGGAGCTCCTCGCCGACCCCGCGCGCCGACCCGCGATCGTCTACACGCCGACGCGGAGCGACGCCGAGAAGGTCGCCGGCTCGCTGAAGAAGATGCGCGCCGCGGCGTACCACGCCGGGCTCTCCGCGAACGTGCGCGACGAGGTGCAGTCCGCCTTCCTCGGCGGCGCGCTCGACGTCATCGTCGCGACGACCGCCTTCGGCATGGGCATCGACAAACCCGACGTCCGCACCGTCATCCACACCGCCCTCCCCTCCTCGCTCGAAGGCTACTACCAGGAGATCGGCCGCGCCGGGCGCGACGGCAAACCGTCCCGCGCCGTGCTCCTCTGGTCGTTCGTCGACACCAAGACGCACGAGTTCTTCCTCGAGCGCGACTACCCCGAGACCAGCGTCGTCGCGAAGGTGCAGAAGGCGCTCCCGCCGGAGGGCGCGCCCGTCGCGAAGATCGCGCGGAAGACCAAGACGAAGTCCGACGTCGTCGAGAAGGCGCTCGAGAAGCTCGTCGCGAGCGGCGGCGCGACGCTCGACGCCGACGGCAACGCGTTCCCCGCCGGCGGCGCCTGGCGGCCCGCCTACGAGGCCGCGCGCGCGCGGAAGCAAGAGGCGCTCGCGAAGATGCGGCGCTACGCGGAGACGGCGACGTGCCGGATGCTCCAGCTCGTCACCCACTTCGGCGATCAGCACGACGGCGGCGCGCCGTGCGGTGCGTGCGACGTCTGCGCGCCCGAGACGTGCATCGCGCTCGGCTTCCGCGCGCCGAGCGAGCGCGAAGACGCGGCCGCGACGAAGGTCCTCGCCGCGCTCCGCGAACGCGACGGGCGCACCGTCGGGCAGCTCCATCGCGACGTCGTCGGCGACAAAGAGCTCGATCGCCGCGGCCTCGAGCACGTCCTCGGCGCCCTCGCGCGCGCCGGCGCGATCGCGCTCGTCGGCGACGCGCTCGTGAAGGACGGTAAGACGATCCCCTTCCAGCGCGTATGGCTGAAGAACGCCGACGGCACCACCAACGCCGCGCTCCGCGTGATCGTCACGCCGCCGCCGCGACCCCAGAAGAAGGGCGCCTGGTTCGCGCGCCGAAAGCGCAAGCCCAAGACGAGCACCAAGCCGCGCCGGCAAAAGTGA
- a CDS encoding M48 family metalloprotease has translation MRSLLALGLAAILATTAAACSSAAPEETGASADDLVTGGICSTLDYGPRPAASELYHFFANDQAVAANVNQLIQLGILAQALGPGSTLRGVNTDARSVRLVGEVFEGFKLAFPAESAGLDRAPPVVVVQSNMPNAFAMAATFESFMMIPKSPWFFVVSSALLEHGNTDDELRAVFAHEIGHLVLQTFQPKVQARVRHAYSLGTGSEDGILGAAQADDPALADPIGRLLGGQSRVGGVSQLGMNMIMPGVYFRLVSQLLSPTESTSSACSGIQAKAQQLAFRQIMFLPGAQEGNLTPRLPSAAEKAELDRLTDALAADLKACAGPNSDTSSLAVVSALMQQLSPAAAEDPSDPAYAEIRAGMLAIEKQVDAEMPGALLSDKILRAEALVRADVVGIRNDASLNLPRVRVYDYEEDADDASMRVLSAIGGDPVAIGTFALSMLKPASKAACLADVAAGKPIDFGGLYDVHPLHCWRYYHATQFSKSLATCTSSGSRRAPLETHLPVIATDPQAVGGIQNAE, from the coding sequence ATGCGAAGCCTCCTCGCCCTGGGCCTTGCCGCGATCCTCGCCACCACCGCCGCTGCGTGCTCGTCCGCGGCGCCGGAAGAGACCGGCGCTTCGGCCGATGACCTCGTCACCGGCGGCATCTGCTCGACCCTCGACTACGGGCCGCGTCCCGCCGCGAGCGAGCTCTATCACTTCTTCGCGAACGACCAGGCGGTCGCGGCGAACGTCAACCAGCTGATCCAGCTCGGGATCCTCGCGCAGGCGCTCGGGCCCGGGTCGACGCTCCGCGGCGTCAACACCGACGCGCGCTCGGTGCGCCTCGTCGGCGAGGTGTTCGAGGGCTTCAAGCTCGCCTTCCCCGCCGAGAGCGCGGGGCTCGATCGCGCGCCGCCGGTCGTCGTCGTCCAGTCGAACATGCCGAACGCGTTCGCGATGGCGGCGACGTTCGAGAGCTTCATGATGATCCCGAAGAGCCCGTGGTTCTTCGTCGTCAGCAGCGCGCTCCTCGAGCACGGCAACACCGACGACGAGCTCCGCGCCGTGTTCGCGCACGAGATCGGCCACCTCGTGCTCCAGACGTTCCAGCCGAAGGTGCAGGCGCGCGTGCGCCACGCGTATTCGCTCGGGACCGGGAGCGAGGACGGCATCCTCGGCGCCGCGCAGGCGGACGATCCCGCGCTCGCCGATCCGATCGGCCGGCTCCTCGGCGGCCAGTCGCGCGTCGGCGGCGTCTCGCAGCTCGGCATGAACATGATCATGCCCGGCGTGTACTTCCGCCTCGTGAGCCAGCTGCTCTCGCCGACCGAGTCGACGTCGAGCGCGTGCTCGGGCATCCAGGCGAAGGCGCAGCAGCTGGCCTTCCGTCAGATCATGTTCCTCCCCGGCGCGCAGGAGGGGAACCTCACGCCGCGCCTGCCGAGCGCCGCGGAGAAGGCCGAGCTCGATCGCCTCACCGACGCGCTCGCGGCCGACCTCAAGGCGTGCGCCGGTCCGAACTCGGACACGTCGTCGCTCGCGGTCGTCTCCGCGCTGATGCAGCAGCTCTCGCCCGCCGCGGCGGAGGACCCGAGCGATCCGGCGTACGCGGAGATCCGCGCCGGCATGCTCGCGATCGAGAAGCAGGTCGACGCCGAGATGCCGGGCGCGCTCCTCTCCGACAAGATCCTCCGCGCGGAGGCGCTCGTGCGCGCCGACGTCGTCGGCATCCGGAACGACGCGTCGCTCAACCTGCCGCGCGTCCGCGTCTACGACTACGAAGAGGACGCCGACGACGCGTCGATGCGCGTGCTCTCCGCGATCGGCGGAGACCCCGTCGCGATCGGCACCTTCGCGCTCTCGATGCTGAAGCCGGCCTCGAAGGCGGCGTGCCTCGCCGACGTCGCCGCGGGCAAGCCGATCGACTTCGGCGGCCTCTACGACGTGCATCCCCTCCACTGCTGGCGCTACTACCACGCGACGCAGTTCAGCAAGTCGCTCGCGACGTGCACGAGCAGCGGCTCGCGCCGCGCGCCGCTGGAGACGCACCTCCCCGTGATCGCGACGGACCCGCAAGCGGTCGGCGGCATCCAGAACGCCGAGTAA